Below is a window of Candidatus Omnitrophota bacterium DNA.
ACCATCATCGGGAAGGGGTGCGGGCCTGCAACCGAGCCGATGCAGTAATGAGTCGTCCTGACGTTCGTGACCCAGTCGCGCATCGCCTCATTCATCGCGTCTTTTAATGTTTTGCTCCCACTTGAAACGGGCGTCACCTTTGAGCCGAGCAGTCGCATCCTGAATACGTTCAGGGCCTGCCTCTTAATGTCCTCCTCGCCCATAAAGACCTCGCATTCGAGGCCGAATAGGGCGGCGACGGTCGCGGTCGCCACGCCGTGCTGGCCGGCGCCGGTCTCTGCTATTATCCTCTTCTTTCCCATCCTGAGCGTCAAAAGCCCCTGGCCCAGGGTATTGTTAATCTTGTGCGAACCGGTATGCAGGAGGTCTTCGCGCTTAAGGTATATCTTCGGGCCCTTCAGTTTTTTGGTTAGGCGCTCCGCGTAATAAAGCGGGCTCGGCCGGCCGGCAAAGTCCGAGAGATAATAATCCAGCTCTCTTTTGAATTTCTTGTCGTTTTTTGCGGCGTCATATCCGCGCTCAAGCTCGTCGAGCGCGACCATCAGCGTCTCCGGGACGTATTTGCCCCCGAAGATGCCGAAATGGCCCTTTTTGTCAGGCAGTCTCAAGTCATAACCCCTTTATTTTAAGTAAGTAAACTTAAATATTAGCACAGAGTCAAAGAGTAGTCAATTTATAATTAGGGCGGGATCTACTTTGTTTTGAGGTTTTTGTCGAGGATTTCGATCTTGGAATCGTTCTTCTTCTTATGCTGAAGGACGAGGCGTTCGTCGATCACCATATCCAGTTGTTCTTTAAGCGTATTAGGGGTGATCTTTAATGAAGGATTTTCACTCATGCGCAGGGCCAGAGACATCTTCAGGT
It encodes the following:
- the trpB gene encoding tryptophan synthase subunit beta, whose translation is MRLPDKKGHFGIFGGKYVPETLMVALDELERGYDAAKNDKKFKRELDYYLSDFAGRPSPLYYAERLTKKLKGPKIYLKREDLLHTGSHKINNTLGQGLLTLRMGKKRIIAETGAGQHGVATATVAALFGLECEVFMGEEDIKRQALNVFRMRLLGSKVTPVSSGSKTLKDAMNEAMRDWVTNVRTTHYCIGSVAGPHPFPMMVRDFQSIIGKETKRQILKLEGRLPDYLLACVGGGSNSMGLFYTFFDDKKVKF